Proteins from one Puntigrus tetrazona isolate hp1 chromosome 10, ASM1883169v1, whole genome shotgun sequence genomic window:
- the LOC122352868 gene encoding zinc finger protein 135-like — protein MNTADFQTQLTSIMEIMARTAVAEISKLFEENSLLLRLEISRRSSENESLRKKCHFLEKELQFARKTAGKVNGIEAPFSHPGLTDTERQPTIDNVFGKEWCMNLWRHEESNAGQKDDTQLDSSVNAEEAINLLDEEPDVIMINEEMLKNGNCAGKNKHEEDESSSLRGPAATGDERCVAQSSEDFITYTVPSDEPDRSNVHQTAAEEQALDGAPHGDIAAGPDLSLDVRFIPDNLNFNEAFTPKSKFKCVFCDKTFEYLSHMTRHMRKHSGEKPYICTACGKRFAQKTYLTTHERTHSGERPYACMECGKSFSQKSSLNVHLRSHTGEKPYSCSLCGKSYAFKIALRTHRC, from the exons ATGAACACGGCTGATTTTCAGACGCAGCTGACGTCCATAATGGAAATTATGGCGAGGACCGCTGTCGCTGAAATAAGCAAACTTTTCGAGGAGAATTCTTTGCTGCTGCGGTTAGAGATTTCGCGGCGTTCGAGCGAAAACGAATCCCTGAGAAAGAAATGCCATTTCCTGGAGAAGGAACTTCAGTTCGCGCGGAAAACCGCCGGGAAGGTGAACGGGATAGAAGCTCCGTTCAGCCATCCGGGACTTACAG ACACCGAACGGCAGCCCACCATCGATAACGTCTTTGGTAAGGAATGGTGCATGAATCTCTGGAGACACGAGGAGTCAAATGCTGGTCAGAAGGACGACACGCAATTAGACTCTTCAGTCAACGCAGAAGAG GCAATAAATTTGCTGGATGAAGAACCAGATGTGATTATGATAAATGAGGAGATGCTGAAGAATGGCAATTGCGCTGGGAAAAATAAACACGAGGAAGACGAAAGTAGCAGCTTGAGAG GACCTGCAGCGACCGGTGATGAGAGATGTGTCGCCCAGAGCTCTGAAGATTTTATCACGTACACGGTACCTTCAGATGAGCCAGACCGATCGAATGTACACCAGACAGCAGCTGAAGAGCAAGCTCTCGATGGAGCTCCACACGGAGACATCGCAGCAGGGCCAGACCTGAGCCTTGACGTGAGGTTTATTCCCGACAACCTGAATTTCAACGAGGCCTTCACACCAAAGAGCAAATTCAAGTGTGTGTTCTGTGATAAAACCTTTGAGTACTTAAGCCACATGACGAGACACATGCGAAAGCACTCCGGAGAAAAACCCTACATCTGTACCGCTTGCGGCAAACGGTTCGCTCAGAAAACGTATCTCACAACCCACGAGCGCACCCATTCCGGGGAGAGGCCGTACGCGTGCATGGAGTGCGGAAAGAGCTTTTCTCAAAAATCCTCTCTGAACGTACACCTCCGAAGCCACACCGGAGAAAAGCCATATAGCTGCTCGCTCTGTGGTAAAAGCTATGCCTTCAAAATAGCCCTTAGAACGCACCGGTGTTAA
- the LOC122352870 gene encoding zinc finger protein 135-like isoform X1: MLSTLSSFQTQLASIMEALVQTAVLEIGKLVEVECEVLLSEVSRSRGEISSLRRTLRLMEVQPRENTGQTPTESLTCVKSERGQEETHGHLNKCRGPREDHQDQDSPQRRFEASTVKQEQQEVDVWIGRDDSEAGSQCGEAVSLIRDALKTASPSTSPGRGSRENAAARFPSTAEAPDVNRGTSPNGEPDAPRSLSASDLARTNSGSAFSADKRFVCSYCSKRFRCFSQLTIHQRSHTGEKPYRCTLCGKRYIQKGHLYTHQRTHTGEKPYQCSLCGKGFIQKCTLDMHLRSHTGEKPYTCTKCGKGFTTKFNLNKHLSCQSCNGIS; encoded by the exons ATGCTGTCCACTCTCTCCTCTTTTCAGACTCAGTTAGCGTCCATCATGGAAGCGCTGGTGCAGACAGCTGTGTTAGAGATAGGCAAGCTCGTGGAGGTGGAGTGTGAAGTGTTGCTGTCGGAGGTCTCCCGCAGCCGCGGTGAGATCAGCTCTCTGAGGAGGACACTGAGGCTGATGGAGGTCCAGCCGCGGGAAAACACTGGGCAAACACCCACAGAGAGTTTGACATGTGTCAAGAG tGAACGTGGCCAAGAAGAGACGCACGGCCATTTGAACAAGTGTAGAGGCCCAAGAGAAGATCATCAAGACCAA GACAGTCCACAGCGGAGGTTTGAGGCAAGTACGGTGAAGCAGGAGCAACAGGAAGTGGATGTTTGGATTGGTCGAGACGACAGTGAAGCAG GAAGCCAGTGTGGCGAAGCCGTGAGCCTAATCAGGGATGCTCTCAAAACTGCTTCCCCCTCTACTTCCCCTGGCAGAGGAAGCAGAGAAAACGCGGCCGCGAGATTCCCGTCAACAGCAGAAGCGCCAGACGTGAACCGAGGCACCTCGCCGAACGGTGAACCGGACGCGCCGCGGAGTTTGAGCGCATCGGACCTCGCGAGAACAAACAGTGGCAGCGCTTTTTCGGCAGACAAGCGCTTCGTTTGCTCCTACTGTTCGAAGAGGTTCAGGTGTTTCAGTCAACTCACGATACATCAGCGGAGTCACACAGGCGAGAAGCCGTACCGGTGCACGCTCTGCGGAAAGAGGTACATTCAGAAAGGACACCTGTACACCCATCAGCGCACCCACACGGGGGAGAAGCCTTATCAGTGTTCGCTCTGCGGGAAAGGCTTCATTCAGAAATGCACTCTGGACATGCATCTGCGAAGtcacactggagaaaaaccCTACACTTGTACGAAATGCGGGAAAGGGTTCACGACCAAATTTAATCTTAACAAACACTTGTCGTGCCAGAGCTGCAACGGCATTAGTTAA
- the LOC122352563 gene encoding 6-phosphogluconolactonase-like gives MSGRRVVVFPSVTELGCSLAQLVFSRAEKALSTGASFSLGLSGGSLVSILSKELPAVPDLDCSKWLIGFCDERLVPFSDPESTYGLYKNQLFGKISIPEERILAIDPALPVQECADDYAGKLSKAFNTEQIPIFDMLLLGMGPDGHTCSLFPDHPLLQESQRTVAPISDSPKPPPQRVTMTLPTVNSARCVVFVSTGGSKAPVLKQVLEGGDGPALPAALVSPGQGELFWLVDEPAAASLTSQVERPGPGAKL, from the exons ATGTCTGGACGAAGAGTGGTGGTTTTCCCCTCAGTGACCGAGCTTGGATGCTCTCTGGCCCAGCTGGTGTTCTCACGAGCAGAAAAAGCTCTCAGCACAGGTGCAAGCTTCTCTCTGGGCCTTTCAGGAGGGAGTTTGGTGTCCATTCTGAGTAAGGAGCTGCCCGCTGTCCCAGACCTGGACTGCAGCAAATGGCTCATTGGATTCTGCGACGAGAGACTCGTTCCATTCAGTGATCCTGAAAGCACGTATGGCTTATATAAG AATCAGTTGTTTGGGAAAATCAGCATTCCGGAAGAAAGGATTTTGGCTATAGATCCTGCGTTACCCGTGCAAGAATGTGCAGATGACTATGCTGGCAAACTGAGCAAG GCTTTTAACACAGAGCAAATTCCAATTTTTGACATGCTGTTGCTGGGAATGGGACCAGATGGACACACCTGCTCTCTCTTTCCAGATCATCCTTTATTGCAG gAAAGCCAGAGGACAGTGGCACCCATCTCTGATTCCCCCAAACCACCGCCTCAACGTGTCACTATGACGTTACCCACAGTTAACTCTGCTCGATGTGTAGTGTTTGTGTCAACTGGGGGCAGCAAAGCTCCTGTGCTCAAG CAAGTATTGGAGGGTGGAGACGGCCCTGCCCTTCCAGCAGCTCTGGTCTCACCCGGACAGGGAGAGCTCTTCTGGCTGGTGGATGAGCCTGCAGCTGCCTCCCTCACGTCTCAGGTGGAGAGGCCAGGTCCTGGAGCAAAGCTTTGA
- the LOC122352870 gene encoding zinc finger protein 135-like isoform X2 produces MEALVQTAVLEIGKLVEVECEVLLSEVSRSRGEISSLRRTLRLMEVQPRENTGQTPTESLTCVKSERGQEETHGHLNKCRGPREDHQDQDSPQRRFEASTVKQEQQEVDVWIGRDDSEAGSQCGEAVSLIRDALKTASPSTSPGRGSRENAAARFPSTAEAPDVNRGTSPNGEPDAPRSLSASDLARTNSGSAFSADKRFVCSYCSKRFRCFSQLTIHQRSHTGEKPYRCTLCGKRYIQKGHLYTHQRTHTGEKPYQCSLCGKGFIQKCTLDMHLRSHTGEKPYTCTKCGKGFTTKFNLNKHLSCQSCNGIS; encoded by the exons ATGGAAGCGCTGGTGCAGACAGCTGTGTTAGAGATAGGCAAGCTCGTGGAGGTGGAGTGTGAAGTGTTGCTGTCGGAGGTCTCCCGCAGCCGCGGTGAGATCAGCTCTCTGAGGAGGACACTGAGGCTGATGGAGGTCCAGCCGCGGGAAAACACTGGGCAAACACCCACAGAGAGTTTGACATGTGTCAAGAG tGAACGTGGCCAAGAAGAGACGCACGGCCATTTGAACAAGTGTAGAGGCCCAAGAGAAGATCATCAAGACCAA GACAGTCCACAGCGGAGGTTTGAGGCAAGTACGGTGAAGCAGGAGCAACAGGAAGTGGATGTTTGGATTGGTCGAGACGACAGTGAAGCAG GAAGCCAGTGTGGCGAAGCCGTGAGCCTAATCAGGGATGCTCTCAAAACTGCTTCCCCCTCTACTTCCCCTGGCAGAGGAAGCAGAGAAAACGCGGCCGCGAGATTCCCGTCAACAGCAGAAGCGCCAGACGTGAACCGAGGCACCTCGCCGAACGGTGAACCGGACGCGCCGCGGAGTTTGAGCGCATCGGACCTCGCGAGAACAAACAGTGGCAGCGCTTTTTCGGCAGACAAGCGCTTCGTTTGCTCCTACTGTTCGAAGAGGTTCAGGTGTTTCAGTCAACTCACGATACATCAGCGGAGTCACACAGGCGAGAAGCCGTACCGGTGCACGCTCTGCGGAAAGAGGTACATTCAGAAAGGACACCTGTACACCCATCAGCGCACCCACACGGGGGAGAAGCCTTATCAGTGTTCGCTCTGCGGGAAAGGCTTCATTCAGAAATGCACTCTGGACATGCATCTGCGAAGtcacactggagaaaaaccCTACACTTGTACGAAATGCGGGAAAGGGTTCACGACCAAATTTAATCTTAACAAACACTTGTCGTGCCAGAGCTGCAACGGCATTAGTTAA
- the LOC122352369 gene encoding LOW QUALITY PROTEIN: procollagen galactosyltransferase 1-like (The sequence of the model RefSeq protein was modified relative to this genomic sequence to represent the inferred CDS: deleted 1 base in 1 codon): protein MLRFVLSVSALWSCLMNSGPAEGYFHEERWSPESPILAPRVMIALICRNAQHSLPHFLGTIERLDYPKDRIALWVATDHNIDNTTYLLRDWLINVQKLYHNVEWRPKEEPRKYYDEGGPKDWTNERYAYIMKLRQAALESAREMWADYLMMIDCDNLLINRDVLWKLIKENKTIVAPMMESRAAYSNFWCGMTSQGYYKRTPAYIPMRKQVRRGCFAVPMVHSTYLVDLRKEASRMLAFHPPHPDYTWAFDDIIVFAFSARMAEVQMFLCNREIYGHLPVPLRAHSTMQDEADSFIHTLMEVNVRNPPVEPSRYLPKPVKRPDKMDFDEVFMINLKRRVDRRERMLRSLREQEIACKIIAAVDGKAMNVSEINAMAIHMLPGYSDPYHGRPLTRGELGCFLSHYNIWKEIADRGLKTSLVLEDDLRFEIFFKRRLQNLMREVESKGLDWDLIYIGRKRMQVDRPEKAVPNIRNLVEADYSYWTLGYMMSLQGAKKLLKAEPLSKMLPVDEFLPIMFNKHPVSDYMDQFEREDLKAFSAEPLLVFPTHYTGEPGYISDTETSTVWDNEKVRTDWDRKRSGKTREQAEISTEAQNSDVLQSPLDRTARDEL, encoded by the exons ATGCTCCGCTTCGTGTTGTCGGTGTCGGCGCTGTGGTCCTGTTTGATGAACTCCGGACCAGCTGAAGGATACTTCCACGAAGAGCGCTGGAGCCCGGAGTCTCCTATATTAGCTCCCCGAGTAATGATCGCTCTCATCTGCCGTAACGCCCAGCACTCGCTGCCGCATTTCCTCGGTACTATCGAGCGCCTCGATTACCCTAAAGACCGGATCGCGCTGtg GGTGGCAACTGACCACAATATTGACAACACTACTTACCTGCTGCGAGACTGGCTCATCAATGTACAGAAACTATATCATAATGTGGAGTGGAGGCCAAAGGAGGAACCAAG GAAATATTATGATGAGGGAGGACCGAAGGATTGGACGAATGAGCGCTACGCCTACATCATGAAACTGCGGCAGGCAGCGCTCGAGTCTGCACGTGAGATGTGGGCAGACTATCTGATG aTGATTGATTGTGATAACCTCCTGATCAACCGAGACGTCTTGTGGAAgctgataaaagaaaacaagacaattgTGGCACCAATGATGGAGTCTCGTGCTGCATATTCAAACTTCTGGTGTGGAATGACATCCCAG GGCTACTATAAACGAACGCCTGCCTACATCCCCATGCGCAAGCAAGTGCGTAGAGGTTGCTTTGCAGTTCCCATGGTGCACTCCACTTACCTGGTTGATCTGCGGAAAGAAGCCTCCAGAATGCTTGCTTTTCACCCGCCACATCCAGACTACACCTGGGCCTTTGACGACATTATAGTCTTTGCTTTTTCAGCCCGGATGGCAG AGGTacaaatgtttctttgtaaCAGGGAGATTTATGGGCACCTCCCAGTGCCTCTTCGAGCtcacagcaccatgcaggacgaAGCAGACAGCTTCATTCATACTTTGATGGAGGTCAATG TGCGAAATCCTCCAGTTGAGCCTTCCAGATACTTGCCCAAACCTGTCAAAAGACCTGACAAAATGGACTTTGATGAG GTGTTTATGATCAACCTGAAGCGGCGGGTCGACCGTCGTGAGCGCATGCTAAGGTCCCTGAGAGAGCAAGAAATTGCCTGCAAGATTATAGCAGCTGTTGATGGCAA AGCTATGAACGTCAGTGAGATCAATGCTATGGCAATCCACATGCTTCCCGGCTACAGTGACCCCTACCATGGCAGACCTCTGACAAGAGGAGAGCTGGGCTGCTTCCTGTCCCACTATAACATCTGGAAAGAG ATTGCAGACAGAGGCCTGAAGACCTCGCTGGTGCTTGAAGATGATTTGCGGTTTGAGATTTTCTTCAAGCGCCGCCTGCAGAATCTGATGCGAGAGGTGGAGAGTAAGGGTCTGGACTGGGACCTCAT ttaTATTGGGAGGAAGAGGATGCAGGTGGACCGACCAGAGAAGGCAGTACCAAACATTCGCAACTTGGTGGAGGCGGACTATTCCTATTGGACCTTGGGCTACATGATGTCATTACAAGGAGCCAAAAAGCTCCTCAAAGCAGAACCACTCAGTAAAATGTTACCTGTGGACGAGTTCCTTCCTATTATGTTTAATAAGCATCCTGT ATCGGATTACATGGATCAGTTTGAG CGAGAGGACCTGAAAGCATTTTCAGCAGAGCCCTTGCTTGTGTTTCCTACACATTACACGGGTGAACCTGGGTACATCAGTGACACAGAAACCTCCACTGTGTGGGACAATGAGAAAGTGCGCACAGACTGGGACAGGAAGCGCTCGGGTAAAACCCGGGAACAGGCTGAAATCAGCACAGAGGCCCAAAACTCAGATGTGCTCCAGTCTCCTCTGGACAGAACAGCTCGAGACGAACTATGA